The Kordia sp. SMS9 genome window below encodes:
- the polA gene encoding DNA polymerase I, whose protein sequence is MADQKRLFLLDAYALIFRGYYAFIKNPRINSKGFDTSAILGFTNSLLDVIKRERPDHLAVCFDRGGSVDRVEVFPEYKANRQETPEPISLAIPYIEKILKAMHIPIIVKTGYEADDIIGTLSKKAEKEGYQTFMVTPDKDFAQLVSENIFMYRPRFGGGYETWGIPEVQEKFGVERPEQVIDFLGMMGDAVDNIPGLPGVGEKTAKKFLAAYGSMEGLLENTHELKGKMKEKVEANAELGLLSKQLATIMLDVPVEFHEENFEMCDPDLDAVKEIFNELEFRRLLDNLIKTFASPKENSAEANTTTSKTTKKAAPNGQFDLFATPGSGNTSEETTASGYQTIQNTDHFYQLANTPMSRKMLLQKLLKQQSVCFDTETTGLKALEVELVGVAFSWEKGKGYYVAFPEDQAETKEILEEFRPFFESTTIEKVGQNLKYDIKVLSNYNMPVKGKLFDTMIAHYLINPDMRHNMDVLSETYLNYQPLSIVELIGKKGKNQLSMREVPLDQQTEYAVEDADITYQLKEHFIKELESGHLTKLFTDVEIPLVSVLSAMEIEGINLDPDFLGGLSKDLAIDIERLEKGIYELAGEEFNIGSPKQLGPILFDKLKLVDKPKKTKTGQYSTAEDVLSYLAKDHQIVADILEWRQYRKLQSTYVDALPNEINPKTKRVHTVYAQAVAATGRLSSNNPNLQNIPIRTERGRQVRKAFVPRDENYVLLAADYSQIELRIIAALSEEDTMIQSFKDGADIHASTASRVFNVALEDVTREQRSNAKTVNFGIIYGVSAFGLSNQTSLSRSESKELIDTYYETYPKLKAYMANQVAFARENGYVETVLGRRRYLKDINSRNAIVRGAAERNAVNAPIQGSAADIIKLAMINIYNRFEAEGFQSKMLLQVHDELVFDAHKDELETIKTIIKEEMEKAFKLAVPLDVEIGIGQNWLEAH, encoded by the coding sequence ATGGCAGACCAAAAACGACTTTTTTTACTCGATGCATACGCGCTTATTTTTAGAGGATATTATGCTTTTATAAAAAATCCTAGAATCAACTCGAAAGGGTTTGACACTTCCGCAATTTTGGGTTTTACAAACTCTTTGTTAGACGTGATTAAACGCGAACGACCAGATCATTTGGCAGTTTGTTTTGATCGTGGTGGAAGTGTAGACCGTGTGGAAGTGTTTCCAGAATACAAAGCAAATCGACAAGAAACACCAGAACCCATCTCGCTTGCCATTCCGTATATAGAAAAGATTCTGAAAGCCATGCACATTCCAATTATTGTAAAAACTGGATATGAAGCTGATGACATAATTGGAACACTTTCTAAAAAGGCGGAAAAAGAAGGCTATCAAACATTTATGGTCACGCCAGATAAAGATTTTGCGCAGCTAGTCTCAGAAAATATTTTTATGTATCGTCCGCGATTTGGTGGTGGTTATGAAACGTGGGGAATTCCCGAAGTACAAGAAAAATTTGGAGTAGAACGCCCAGAACAAGTAATTGACTTTTTAGGAATGATGGGCGATGCTGTGGATAATATTCCTGGATTGCCTGGCGTTGGAGAAAAAACCGCCAAAAAGTTTTTAGCCGCGTATGGAAGTATGGAAGGTTTGTTAGAAAACACACACGAGCTGAAAGGAAAGATGAAGGAGAAAGTGGAAGCCAATGCCGAACTAGGATTGCTTTCCAAGCAACTGGCAACCATCATGTTGGATGTTCCCGTAGAATTTCACGAAGAAAATTTTGAAATGTGTGATCCTGATTTGGACGCCGTCAAAGAAATTTTTAATGAATTGGAATTCCGTCGTTTACTAGATAACTTAATCAAAACATTTGCATCGCCAAAAGAAAATTCTGCGGAAGCAAACACAACGACTTCAAAAACGACCAAAAAAGCAGCTCCAAACGGACAGTTTGACTTATTCGCAACACCAGGAAGCGGAAATACCAGCGAGGAAACAACTGCATCTGGCTATCAAACCATACAAAACACCGATCATTTTTATCAATTAGCCAACACGCCAATGTCGCGAAAAATGTTGCTTCAAAAGTTGCTAAAACAGCAAAGTGTGTGTTTTGATACCGAAACTACAGGTTTAAAAGCACTCGAGGTAGAATTGGTAGGTGTAGCATTTTCATGGGAAAAAGGCAAAGGATATTATGTGGCTTTTCCAGAAGATCAAGCAGAAACTAAAGAAATTTTAGAAGAATTCCGTCCATTTTTTGAAAGTACTACGATTGAAAAAGTAGGACAGAATTTAAAATACGACATCAAAGTCTTGTCTAACTACAACATGCCTGTAAAAGGGAAGCTTTTCGACACGATGATTGCGCATTATTTGATCAATCCAGACATGCGTCATAACATGGACGTGTTGTCGGAAACCTATTTGAATTACCAACCGCTTTCTATTGTGGAATTGATTGGAAAGAAAGGGAAAAATCAATTGTCGATGCGCGAAGTTCCACTCGACCAACAAACAGAATATGCAGTAGAAGATGCAGACATTACATATCAGTTGAAGGAACATTTTATCAAAGAATTGGAAAGCGGACATTTGACAAAATTATTCACGGATGTAGAAATTCCATTGGTCAGTGTACTTTCGGCGATGGAAATTGAAGGAATCAATCTCGATCCTGACTTTTTAGGTGGATTATCCAAAGACTTAGCCATAGATATTGAGCGTTTGGAAAAAGGAATTTATGAGCTCGCAGGTGAAGAATTCAATATTGGTTCACCAAAGCAGCTCGGTCCAATTTTGTTTGATAAATTGAAGTTGGTAGACAAACCCAAAAAGACCAAAACAGGACAATATTCTACGGCGGAAGATGTACTTTCTTATTTAGCAAAAGATCATCAAATTGTGGCAGATATTTTGGAGTGGCGACAATACAGAAAGCTACAAAGCACGTATGTAGATGCCTTGCCAAATGAAATCAATCCGAAAACAAAAAGAGTCCATACTGTATATGCACAAGCGGTTGCGGCTACGGGAAGATTGAGCTCTAACAATCCGAATTTACAAAACATTCCAATCCGAACAGAACGCGGACGCCAAGTGCGAAAAGCGTTTGTGCCAAGAGATGAAAATTACGTATTACTCGCTGCCGATTATTCTCAGATTGAATTGCGAATTATTGCGGCGTTAAGTGAAGAAGACACCATGATTCAATCGTTTAAAGATGGTGCAGATATTCACGCTTCTACAGCTTCAAGAGTCTTCAATGTTGCTTTAGAAGATGTTACTCGCGAACAACGAAGCAATGCCAAAACCGTCAACTTCGGAATCATTTATGGAGTTTCTGCGTTTGGATTGAGCAACCAAACCTCTTTATCACGAAGTGAATCCAAAGAATTGATTGATACGTACTATGAAACCTATCCAAAATTAAAAGCATACATGGCAAATCAAGTAGCGTTTGCTCGTGAAAATGGTTATGTAGAAACCGTTTTAGGAAGACGTCGTTATCTAAAAGATATCAATTCGAGAAATGCGATTGTACGCGGTGCCGCAGAACGAAACGCGGTAAATGCTCCAATTCAAGGAAGTGCCGCAGATATTATAAAACTTGCCATGATTAATATTTACAATCGTTTTGAAGCGGAAGGTTTCCAATCGAAAATGCTCTTGCAAGTACACGATGAATTGGTGTTTGATGCACACAAAGACGAGTTAGAAACCATCAAAACTATCATCAAAGAAGAAATGGAAAAAGCCTTTAAACTCGCTGTACCTTTAGACGTAGAAATTGGTATTGGACAAAACTGGTTAGAAGCGCATTAG
- a CDS encoding isoaspartyl peptidase/L-asparaginase family protein, with amino-acid sequence MQKISIAIHGGAGTLVKGMMTPTLEAQYKAALQKALDAGYKLLEAGKSSVEAVEEAVKLLEDSHLFNAGKGSVFTAEGTHEMDAAIMEGKHLNAGAVSLITGIKNPVSLARDVMDKSEHVFMAGEGAMFFAKMHNYELEDPSYFYDELRYNQWQEIKDTDTFQLDHSLKKDSKFGTVGAVACDQDGNIAAATSTGGMTNKRFGRVGDSPMIGAGNYANNETCAVSCTGSGEYFIRGVVAYDVSSLMEFKEYSLEKAANTVINERILKLGGDGGLIAVDAQGNIAMPFNTEGMYRACKSSNGAEEVAIYK; translated from the coding sequence ATGCAAAAGATCTCAATTGCCATTCATGGAGGCGCAGGAACTTTAGTCAAAGGAATGATGACGCCAACATTAGAAGCGCAATACAAAGCAGCACTACAAAAAGCGCTGGATGCAGGTTACAAATTACTAGAAGCAGGAAAATCTTCTGTAGAAGCGGTAGAAGAAGCTGTAAAATTATTGGAAGATTCACATTTATTCAACGCGGGCAAAGGAAGTGTGTTTACAGCAGAAGGAACCCATGAAATGGACGCAGCAATCATGGAAGGTAAACACCTGAATGCAGGTGCTGTTTCGTTAATTACGGGTATCAAAAACCCAGTGTCTTTAGCGCGTGATGTCATGGACAAAAGTGAACATGTATTCATGGCGGGTGAAGGTGCCATGTTTTTTGCAAAGATGCACAATTACGAATTGGAAGATCCATCGTACTTTTACGATGAACTTCGATACAATCAATGGCAAGAAATCAAAGATACGGATACGTTCCAGTTAGATCATTCGCTTAAAAAAGACTCAAAATTTGGAACTGTTGGCGCTGTTGCTTGCGATCAAGATGGAAATATTGCTGCGGCAACTTCAACAGGCGGAATGACCAACAAGCGTTTTGGTCGTGTAGGCGATTCTCCAATGATTGGTGCAGGAAACTATGCAAATAATGAAACCTGTGCAGTTTCTTGTACAGGAAGCGGCGAATATTTTATTCGTGGCGTGGTGGCGTATGATGTTTCTAGTTTGATGGAATTTAAAGAATATTCACTTGAAAAAGCAGCGAATACCGTAATTAACGAACGCATTTTAAAACTCGGTGGCGATGGCGGACTCATCGCAGTAGATGCACAAGGAAACATTGCCATGCCATTTAATACGGAAGGCATGTACAGAGCGTGTAAATCTTCAAATGGAGCAGAAGAAGTAGCTATTTATAAATAA
- a CDS encoding cyanophycinase translates to MQQVKGILIPIGGNEDKGIEEDEMYTLEFIDDGILFHVVKEAGGVDAKIVVIPTASSIPVEVGENYLTAFATLGCTDVTVLDIRSKEDSEKATAIELIQTANCIMFSGGDQSKIADKIGGTTIHAIMSERYRNEEGFVIAGTSAGAMAMANEMIAGGSASESFIKGAVRMYKGLSLIPELVIDTHFIRRGRFGRQSEAVAKFPNLIGIGLAEDTGMIIKNGNDCTVIGSGMVIVFDGATLTHNNEKVLKEGTPMTMTNMTIHVLSNGDQFDIQNRKVTVLPIEAPFI, encoded by the coding sequence ATGCAGCAGGTCAAAGGAATATTGATTCCCATTGGAGGAAATGAAGATAAAGGTATTGAAGAAGATGAAATGTACACGCTAGAGTTTATTGACGATGGAATTTTGTTTCACGTTGTAAAAGAAGCTGGTGGTGTGGATGCTAAAATTGTGGTGATTCCGACGGCTTCCAGCATTCCTGTTGAAGTTGGCGAAAATTATTTGACAGCTTTTGCTACTTTGGGTTGTACCGATGTAACGGTGTTGGACATCCGAAGTAAAGAAGATTCGGAAAAAGCAACTGCGATTGAATTGATTCAAACGGCAAACTGCATTATGTTTTCTGGCGGAGATCAGTCTAAAATTGCGGATAAAATTGGCGGAACTACGATTCACGCAATCATGTCAGAACGGTATCGAAACGAAGAAGGTTTTGTGATTGCAGGAACCAGTGCTGGAGCGATGGCAATGGCAAACGAAATGATTGCTGGCGGAAGTGCTTCTGAATCGTTTATAAAAGGTGCAGTACGCATGTATAAAGGATTGAGTTTGATTCCCGAGCTGGTAATTGACACGCATTTTATTCGAAGAGGACGTTTTGGGCGTCAGTCGGAAGCAGTGGCAAAATTTCCAAATTTGATCGGAATTGGCTTGGCAGAAGATACGGGAATGATTATTAAAAACGGAAACGATTGCACCGTGATTGGTTCTGGAATGGTCATTGTTTTTGATGGCGCAACCCTAACACATAACAACGAAAAAGTACTGAAAGAAGGCACTCCGATGACAATGACAAATATGACGATTCATGTATTGTCTAATGGAGATCAGTTTGATATTCAAAATAGAAAAGTAACGGTATTGCCGATTGAAGCACCATTTATTTAG
- the cphA gene encoding cyanophycin synthetase: MEIRSINAMRGPNYWSVRRHKLIVMVLDLQEMEEYPTNKVDGFGDRLKAMFPSMYSHRCSEGCEGGFFMRVDDGTWMGHVIEHIALEIQTLAGMDTGFGRTRGYGEEGVYNVVFSYMEEKVGRFAAKSAVSICEALISGSAYDLAADIQEMREIREEARLGPSTGSIVEEAASRGIPWIRLNKYSLCQLGYGANQKRIQATVTSETSNIGVEIACDKEDTKYLLEQAEVEVPRGDIIRRERSLEGACRYVGYPLVIKPINGNHGRGITVDINTYEEALVAFKAAQEISRSVIVEKYITGDDYRLLVINNKLVAAAKRTPAHVVGDGKSTIQELIDEVNKDERRGYGHEKVLTMIKVNNLTETLIAAKGYTLETVLEKDEVMLLKDTANLSTGGTAEDVTDMVHPANVFMAERISKIIDLDICGIDVMTSDISKPLSETGGAVLEVNAGPGFRMHLAPTEGLPRNVAAPVIDKLFPPGSTSRIPIVAITGTNGKTTTTRLIAHMAKMKGYKVGYTTSDGVYIQNRLLMTGDCTGPSSTEFVLRDPTVNFAVLECARGGLLRAGLGFKNCDIGIVTNVAADHLGLKGIHTIEQLAKVKGVIPETVLPDGTAILNADDELVYAMRKNVDCNVALFSLDENNPHIKAMQKRGGISAIYENGYITLCRGEWKMRVIKAVNVPLTFGGKATFMIQNVLPAVITAYLKGFTLEDMKVALETFIPSASQTPGRLNLFKFKNFQILVDYAHNPAGMRALKQFVDNLNASVKVGIIAGIGDRRVEDNNEMGALAAEMFDEVIIRQDKRLRGKTEEELIKMLDDGIKMHDPNKKTTIIPSESEAIMHAVRNAQKGALIVLCSDVVPDALDLVKKLKEEESNELYDFTPDDIPNLG; encoded by the coding sequence ATGGAAATAAGAAGTATAAACGCAATGCGCGGGCCTAATTATTGGTCTGTTAGAAGACATAAATTAATCGTAATGGTGCTCGATTTGCAAGAAATGGAAGAGTATCCAACGAATAAAGTAGACGGTTTTGGAGACCGACTCAAAGCAATGTTTCCTTCCATGTATTCGCATCGCTGTTCAGAAGGTTGCGAAGGTGGCTTTTTTATGCGTGTCGATGATGGTACTTGGATGGGACACGTCATTGAACATATTGCGTTAGAAATACAAACCTTGGCGGGAATGGACACTGGGTTTGGAAGAACGCGCGGTTATGGAGAAGAAGGTGTGTACAATGTCGTATTTTCTTATATGGAAGAAAAAGTAGGGCGTTTTGCGGCAAAATCAGCAGTAAGTATTTGTGAAGCCTTAATTTCAGGTTCAGCATACGATTTGGCAGCTGACATTCAAGAAATGCGCGAAATTCGTGAAGAAGCACGTTTAGGACCAAGTACAGGTTCTATTGTAGAAGAAGCGGCAAGCAGAGGCATTCCGTGGATTCGCTTGAACAAATATTCACTCTGTCAATTAGGATATGGTGCCAACCAAAAACGTATTCAGGCAACGGTAACTAGCGAAACGAGTAATATCGGTGTAGAAATTGCTTGCGATAAAGAAGATACTAAATACTTACTAGAACAAGCCGAAGTAGAAGTGCCGCGTGGTGATATCATTCGTCGCGAACGTAGTTTAGAAGGCGCCTGTCGTTATGTAGGCTATCCATTAGTAATAAAACCGATCAACGGAAATCACGGGCGTGGAATTACGGTGGATATCAATACGTATGAAGAAGCGTTGGTAGCTTTTAAAGCGGCGCAAGAAATCTCACGATCAGTCATTGTAGAAAAATACATTACAGGAGACGATTATCGTTTACTTGTGATCAATAACAAATTGGTGGCTGCGGCAAAACGTACACCTGCACATGTGGTTGGCGATGGAAAATCCACGATTCAAGAACTGATTGATGAGGTGAATAAAGATGAACGCAGAGGATATGGTCATGAAAAAGTATTGACGATGATCAAAGTAAACAATCTCACAGAAACCTTGATTGCTGCCAAAGGCTATACGTTGGAGACGGTCTTAGAAAAAGACGAAGTAATGTTATTAAAAGATACTGCCAATCTCAGTACAGGAGGAACAGCCGAAGATGTAACCGATATGGTACATCCAGCCAATGTATTTATGGCAGAACGTATTTCAAAAATTATCGACTTAGATATTTGTGGAATTGACGTGATGACTTCCGACATTAGCAAACCACTTTCAGAAACAGGTGGCGCTGTCTTAGAAGTAAATGCAGGTCCAGGATTCCGTATGCACTTAGCACCCACCGAAGGATTGCCAAGAAATGTTGCCGCTCCGGTAATTGATAAATTATTTCCGCCAGGATCAACCTCGCGAATTCCAATTGTGGCGATTACAGGAACCAATGGAAAAACCACCACGACACGTCTCATTGCACACATGGCAAAAATGAAAGGCTACAAAGTGGGATATACAACGAGTGATGGTGTGTACATTCAAAATAGATTGTTGATGACAGGTGATTGCACAGGTCCGTCAAGTACAGAATTTGTATTGAGAGATCCTACCGTAAATTTTGCCGTATTGGAATGCGCTCGTGGCGGATTGTTGCGCGCAGGGTTAGGATTTAAAAATTGTGATATTGGAATTGTCACGAATGTTGCTGCCGATCATTTAGGTTTGAAAGGAATTCATACCATAGAACAATTAGCCAAAGTAAAAGGCGTGATTCCAGAAACAGTATTGCCAGACGGAACAGCCATTTTAAATGCAGACGACGAATTAGTCTATGCTATGCGCAAAAATGTAGATTGCAATGTGGCGTTATTTTCGCTCGATGAAAACAATCCGCATATCAAAGCCATGCAAAAACGTGGTGGAATTTCGGCAATTTATGAAAACGGATACATTACCTTATGTAGAGGCGAATGGAAAATGCGCGTTATCAAAGCAGTCAATGTACCGTTAACGTTTGGTGGCAAAGCAACGTTTATGATTCAAAATGTATTGCCAGCGGTCATTACAGCGTATTTAAAAGGCTTTACCCTCGAAGACATGAAAGTGGCGTTGGAAACGTTTATTCCATCCGCATCACAAACGCCAGGACGATTGAATCTTTTCAAATTCAAAAACTTCCAAATTTTGGTCGATTATGCACACAATCCAGCAGGAATGCGCGCGTTGAAACAGTTTGTTGACAATTTGAATGCTTCTGTAAAAGTCGGAATCATCGCAGGAATTGGCGATCGACGCGTAGAAGATAACAACGAAATGGGTGCTTTGGCAGCAGAAATGTTTGATGAAGTCATTATTCGTCAAGACAAACGCTTACGCGGGAAAACGGAAGAGGAATTGATCAAGATGTTGGATGATGGAATTAAAATGCACGATCCTAACAAAAAAACAACCATCATTCCATCTGAAAGTGAAGCCATTATGCACGCCGTAAGAAATGCCCAAAAAGGCGCATTGATTGTGCTTTGCAGCGATGTGGTTCCTGATGCGTTAGACTTAGTCAAAAAACTAAAAGAAGAAGAATCAAACGAATTATACGATTTTACGCCTGACGACATTCCGAATTTGGGGTAA
- a CDS encoding metallophosphoesterase encodes MLRFIIPIFLLFILELYTFFSIRTLTSNKFILIGFWVFMVAVYAVFFYQMSITQRAGRFSLSTGYAIALLLTLTVPKLFILAILFIEDILRFFTGLFNYFQHSGMTVSEALPGRRKFISQIALGIAALPFAGFLYGVFKGRYDFRVIKHTMFFDDLPAAFDGYTLTQISDIHAGSFDNKEKVEYAVDLINKQQSDVILFTGDIVNAVAEEMHPWIDTFKRMKAKDGLYSVLGNHDYGFYAYDTKAEIEENHKKIEKVHEAIGFNLLLNDKKTIERNGEKLNILGVENWGASGHFPKKGSLRKAAQNVEDGEFNVLLSHDPSHFDYKEMEIRKREKEDPNVITDEPNIINFEKKIQLTLAGHTHGMQFGIEIPFLNFKWSPVKYRYPRWAGLYEEAGKYLHVNRGFGVLAFPGRVGIWPEITVIELKKREKVA; translated from the coding sequence ATGTTGCGATTCATTATTCCCATCTTTTTATTATTCATTCTAGAACTCTATACTTTCTTTTCCATTCGAACTTTAACCAGTAACAAATTTATTTTGATTGGTTTCTGGGTATTTATGGTTGCTGTGTATGCTGTTTTTTTTTACCAAATGAGCATTACACAACGCGCTGGACGCTTTAGTTTGAGTACAGGATATGCCATTGCTTTGTTGCTTACGCTCACAGTTCCTAAATTATTCATACTCGCTATTTTATTTATAGAAGATATTTTACGATTCTTCACAGGGTTGTTCAATTATTTTCAGCATAGTGGAATGACGGTTTCGGAAGCGTTGCCAGGCAGAAGAAAATTTATCAGTCAAATCGCACTCGGAATTGCCGCGCTTCCTTTTGCAGGATTTTTATACGGTGTTTTTAAAGGAAGGTATGATTTCAGAGTGATCAAGCATACGATGTTTTTTGACGACTTACCAGCGGCGTTTGACGGTTATACACTTACGCAAATTTCAGACATCCACGCTGGAAGTTTTGACAATAAAGAAAAAGTAGAATACGCGGTTGATCTCATCAACAAACAACAAAGTGATGTCATTTTATTTACTGGCGATATTGTCAATGCTGTGGCGGAAGAAATGCATCCTTGGATAGATACCTTTAAACGCATGAAAGCGAAAGACGGTTTGTATTCTGTGTTGGGAAATCACGATTATGGGTTTTATGCGTACGATACGAAAGCAGAAATTGAAGAAAATCACAAAAAAATAGAAAAAGTACATGAGGCTATTGGTTTTAATTTATTGTTGAACGATAAAAAAACCATTGAACGCAACGGAGAAAAACTAAATATTTTAGGTGTTGAAAATTGGGGTGCTTCTGGTCATTTTCCAAAAAAAGGAAGCTTACGAAAAGCGGCACAAAATGTTGAAGATGGAGAATTTAATGTGTTGCTGTCGCATGATCCTTCTCACTTTGATTATAAGGAAATGGAAATTCGCAAACGCGAAAAAGAAGATCCGAATGTCATTACCGACGAACCGAATATCATAAATTTTGAAAAGAAAATTCAATTGACACTAGCAGGTCACACACACGGAATGCAATTTGGGATAGAAATTCCGTTTTTAAATTTTAAATGGAGTCCTGTAAAATATAGATATCCACGTTGGGCAGGTTTGTATGAAGAAGCCGGAAAATACTTGCATGTCAACCGCGGATTTGGCGTATTGGCGTTTCCTGGACGCGTCGGAATTTGGCCAGAAATTACCGTAATCGAATTGAAAAAACGCGAGAAAGTGGCATAA
- a CDS encoding co-chaperone YbbN, whose protein sequence is MSKFGDLISANIPILLDFYTEWNEQSKAMHAVLRDVAAALGDKAKVIKIDVDKNKELAEALRVKGLPTLMIYKGGEMVWRQSGEQDANTLIGLISEHV, encoded by the coding sequence ATGTCTAAGTTTGGTGACTTAATTAGTGCAAATATTCCAATTCTGCTCGATTTTTATACAGAATGGAATGAGCAATCCAAAGCAATGCACGCTGTGTTACGTGATGTAGCGGCAGCCCTTGGCGACAAAGCCAAAGTGATTAAAATAGACGTGGATAAAAATAAAGAATTAGCAGAGGCACTGCGCGTTAAAGGACTTCCAACTTTGATGATCTACAAAGGTGGAGAAATGGTGTGGAGACAAAGCGGAGAGCAAGATGCCAATACTTTAATCGGATTGATTTCCGAACACGTTTAA
- a CDS encoding polysaccharide deacetylase family protein — protein sequence MKLYTAKTPKFVTWLFPALIWEFSVEKKQLFLTFDDGPIPEVTPWVLEQLSQYNAKATFFCIGDNIQKHPKIFEQLVNEGHTIGNHTQQHVNGWKVSKVQYISNTIQAEETIQKHLKKSTEVNPKLFRPPYGKLTPQLCKRLQKLDYKIIMWDVLSGDFDTDLSPEKCLSNVLENTETGSIVVFHDSLKAFEKLKYTLPKVLQHFHEQGYTFERITI from the coding sequence ATGAAACTGTACACAGCCAAAACTCCCAAATTTGTAACATGGTTATTTCCAGCGCTCATTTGGGAGTTTTCGGTTGAAAAAAAACAACTCTTCCTTACCTTTGATGATGGACCAATTCCTGAAGTGACGCCTTGGGTTTTGGAGCAGCTTTCACAATACAATGCAAAAGCTACCTTTTTTTGTATTGGCGATAATATTCAGAAACATCCCAAAATATTTGAACAACTCGTCAATGAAGGTCATACGATTGGCAATCATACACAACAGCATGTCAATGGCTGGAAAGTTTCAAAAGTGCAGTACATTTCAAACACAATTCAAGCAGAAGAAACCATCCAGAAACACTTGAAAAAATCTACGGAAGTGAACCCAAAACTATTCCGTCCACCGTATGGAAAACTAACTCCTCAACTTTGTAAAAGACTTCAAAAGTTAGATTATAAAATTATCATGTGGGATGTGTTGAGTGGTGATTTTGATACCGATTTATCACCTGAAAAATGTCTCTCTAATGTATTAGAAAATACAGAAACGGGAAGTATCGTGGTATTTCACGATAGTTTAAAAGCCTTTGAAAAATTGAAATACACACTTCCGAAAGTGCTGCAACACTTCCATGAACAAGGCTATACGTTTGAACGAATAACGATTTAA